ATCACCCTCTCAAATCCGTCGATTCGGTTTACGCACAGGCGATACTGTTCAAGGCAAAATTCGCCCACCAAAAGAGGGCGAACGTTACTTTGCTTTACTAAAAGTTGATAGAATCAATTTCGAAGACCCAGATGTTGCTCGTAAAAAAATCGCCTTCGAAAACCTAACCCCGCTCCATGCTGAGCAACGCCTCAAAATGGAAATTGGTAACGGTAGCACCGAAGACATCACTCCTCGTATCATTGATCTAGCTTCGCCGATTGGTAAGGGTCAGCGCGGCTTGATTGTCGCACCGCCTAAATCAGGTAAAACGGTAATATTACAAAGCCTGGCGCAATCAATTGCGGAAAACCATCCAGAATGTTATTTGATTGTGCTACTCATTGACGAGCGCCCAGAAGAGGTCACCGAAATGCAGCGCACCGTTAAGGGTGAGGTGATTGCTTCAACCTTTGACGAACCTGCCACTCGCCATGTGCAAGTAGCAGAAATGGTCATTGAAAAGGCCAAACGCCTAGTGGAACACAAAACCGACGTGGTCATTTTACTTGACTCGATTACTCGTTTAGCACGTGCCTACAACACCGTGGTGCCGGCATCAGGTAAAATCTTAACCGGTGGTGTAGATGCCAATGCGCTACACCGTCCAAAGCGTTTCTTTGGTGCGGCACGTAATATTGAAGAAGGCGGTTCACTGACGATCATTGCTACCGCGTTGGTAGATACCGGTTCTAAAATGGATGAGGTCATCTTTGAGGAATTTAAAGGTACCGGTAACATGGAATTGCACTTATCACGTGCGATTGCTGAGAAACGTACCTTCCCTGCCATTAATCTGACCAAATCTGGCACACGTAAAGAAGAATTGCTAACCACACCTGAAGAGTTGCAGAACATTTGGATTCTGCGTCGCTTCTTACATACCATGAATGAAATTGAAGCCATTGAAACGTTGATTGACCAAATGAAGGTCAGCAAAACCAATGCGCAACTCTTTACATCCAT
This Thiomicrospira cyclica ALM1 DNA region includes the following protein-coding sequences:
- the rho gene encoding transcription termination factor Rho; the encoded protein is MNLTDLKKLSAASLLDMANDMGLDNLARQRKQDIIFAILKGHAQKGEDIFGEGVLEILPDGFGFLRSGDGSYLAGPDDLYVSPSQIRRFGLRTGDTVQGKIRPPKEGERYFALLKVDRINFEDPDVARKKIAFENLTPLHAEQRLKMEIGNGSTEDITPRIIDLASPIGKGQRGLIVAPPKSGKTVILQSLAQSIAENHPECYLIVLLIDERPEEVTEMQRTVKGEVIASTFDEPATRHVQVAEMVIEKAKRLVEHKTDVVILLDSITRLARAYNTVVPASGKILTGGVDANALHRPKRFFGAARNIEEGGSLTIIATALVDTGSKMDEVIFEEFKGTGNMELHLSRAIAEKRTFPAINLTKSGTRKEELLTTPEELQNIWILRRFLHTMNEIEAIETLIDQMKVSKTNAQLFTSMKR